From one Nilaparvata lugens isolate BPH chromosome 2, ASM1435652v1, whole genome shotgun sequence genomic stretch:
- the LOC111046134 gene encoding pre-mRNA-splicing factor 38 has translation MANRTVKDAKSVRGTNPQYLVEKIIRSRVYDSKYWKEECFALSAELLVDKAMELRYIGGVFGGNIKPTPFLCLILKMLQIQPEKDIIVEFIKNEEFKYVRALGAYYMRLVGTSLDCYKYLEPLFNDSRKLRRQNRQGQFELVHMDEFIDELLREERMCDIILPRIQKRYVMEENNEIEPKISALDDDLDEGIESSGDDDDVATAVEKIRTNENNWSKKRDERKRSPERARSPERDRNRERDRKNRERERIRERGHRERSRSRERRHRSKSPTARYRKDDREKERPKFKRNEGDRWRDRDMDRGWHDREQERDKRRDRDRERDRPRYRDQ, from the coding sequence ATGGCCAACAGAACGGTTAAAGACGCTAAATCTGTTCGTGGAACAAATCCTCAATATTTGGTTGAGAAAATAATCAGATCAAGAGTTTATGACAGCAAATATTGGAAAGAAGAATGTTTTGCATTGTCTGCAGAGTTGCTGGTGGACAAAGCTATGGAGCTTCGCTACATCGGAGGAGTTTTTGGAGGTAATATCAAGCCTACACCTTTCCTATGTCTCATTTTGAAAATGCTACAAATTCAACCGGAAAAAGACATCATTGTTGAATTCATTAAAAATGAAGAGTTCAAATATGTGAGAGCCCTAGGAGCTTATTACATGCGGTTAGTTGGCACTTCACTAGACTGCTACAAATACCTTGAACCACTTTTCAATGACAGTCGAAAACTGAGAAGACAAAATCGACAGGGCCAGTTCGAGTTGGTGCACATGGATGAATTCATTGATGAACTTCTGAGGGAAGAACGTATGTGCGATATTATTTTACCCAGAATACAGAAACGATATGTCATGGAGGAGAACAATGAAATTGAACCCAAGATTTCTGCTTTGGATGATGATTTGGATGAAGGCATAGAATCATCAGGAGACGACGATGATGTTGCAACTGCGGTTGAGAAAATCAGGACAAATGAGAACAACTGGTCTAAAAAGAGGGACGAGAGAAAAAGAAGTCCTGAGAGGGCTCGATCACCTGAGAGAGATAGAAATAGGGAAAGGGACAGAAAGAATCGGGAGAGGGAAAGGATTCGAGAAAGAGGACACCGAGAGAGAAGTCGTAGCCGGGAAAGGAGACACAGGTCCAAATCACCCACAGCAAGGTATCGGAAGGACGATCGAGAAAAGGAACGACCGAAATTCAAAAGGAATGAGGGTGATAGGTGGCGGGATCGGGATATGGACAGAGGATGGCATGACCGTGAACAAGAGAGAGACAAACGTAGGGATCGAGACAGAGAGCGTGACCGACCGAGGTACCGTGACCAATAA